The Pseudomonas sp. Marseille-Q3773 DNA window CCTGGAATGGCTGGACGCTGACCGTGGAGGCGGTGGAAGAACGGCGCGTGCGCCAGGTCCGGCTTACACCGAACGGCGACGTTGACGCAGCAGGTGCCTGATACCTTCAAGAACCAGCACCAGCACCGCGGCCCAAATTGGCAGGTAGGTAAACCATTGGTCCGGGCCGATGGTTTCACCGAGCAGCAAAGCCACGCCTACCAGGAGCACCGGTTCGACATAGCTGAGCAGGCCGAACAGGCTGAAGGGCAACAAGCGGCTGGCCAGCACGTAGGCAATCAGCGCCGAGGCGCTGATTGCACCAAGGGTCGGAATCAGTGCATACAGCCCGGGGTGGGCTTGCAGGTTGGCTGCGGACAGTGGGCCCTGGATAACGAAATACAACGCCCATGGCAACAACAGGCACATGTCGCACCACAGGCCGCCCAGGTGGTCGGTACGGCAACGTCGGCGCAAGACGAAGTAGATCGGGTAGCCGATCGTGACCACCAGGGTTTCCCAGGCGAAACTGCCATGCTGGAACAGTTCGTGGCCCACGCCCAGCGCGGCACAGGCCACCGCCACCTTTTGCAGGCGCGACAGCCGCTCGCCATACGCCAGCCGCCCGGTCAGGACCATGGCCAATGGCAGCAGGAAATAGCCCATCGAAACCTCCAGGCTGCGCCCATGCAGGGGCGCCCAGAGAAACAGCCACAGTTGCACGCCCATGAGCCACGAGGTGCCGAGCATGCCCAGCGCCAGCAGGGGCGTGCGCTTTACCCGGGCAAGCAGTTCGCCGACCCGCTTCCAGTCTTTCGAGACAAGCATGAACAGG harbors:
- the rarD gene encoding EamA family transporter RarD, with the protein product MSKGILSSVMASCLFAVMYFYTSLLSPLDGEEIFGWRTLLTLPCLTLFMLVSKDWKRVGELLARVKRTPLLALGMLGTSWLMGVQLWLFLWAPLHGRSLEVSMGYFLLPLAMVLTGRLAYGERLSRLQKVAVACAALGVGHELFQHGSFAWETLVVTIGYPIYFVLRRRCRTDHLGGLWCDMCLLLPWALYFVIQGPLSAANLQAHPGLYALIPTLGAISASALIAYVLASRLLPFSLFGLLSYVEPVLLVGVALLLGETIGPDQWFTYLPIWAAVLVLVLEGIRHLLRQRRRSV